acttagaaaagctttgaacagaaaagttgcacttcgctccctctcgtcagggaggaaaagttacttttctgaaggagaggtgtgatagtacattgtgtcttaagggcggtaaataaggaattacgaacgagagtctattagaagcccgaagtcgaagactgagggctttaatgagtcgatgttcgtaattctagtaccgccagtgcgacatacaatgtttttcatcacatttgcgagtaaaattgtatatttgtaaaagaaaaactaatatttttcaaaaattgccgaaaccgctgactgcgctcttggcagcgccagctccgcgcgctgctgcacgccatgcagtaacaaactcatttaccgaccttgggcttcatgacaagaaaattagtacgggcaacgacttatttaccgaccacgggtttcatgacaagcacattaaggtcgagggttttatttgggggttgcaaccaaggcagcttgcatgttacgacactgtttacgagcaagtgtgatgaattttattttaaattaacctacttgatttttttatggaatcCTGATAAGCCTActttagaatgagagggctaatCTTAAGACTACACAGACTGGATTAGAAGATGTTgctttttttaaaaagtatttatctTTACAGTACCGTTTTAACTAGATTGCTATTACatgtttacctacttattagtCCTACCTgttcaaattaaataagttcgtctaaattataaaaaaacatatttcatcCGCCAAAACAAGCTGATTAATTGCCATCGTTTTATCAACGCCTAGCAAAAATGCGCGTAGTTATGTGGGTACCGAAACTGTTATGCCATCGACCTTGTTAGGATTCACGAAACTGAGAACACAGACGAAAATCCGGCTCTACGTATTTCTAGTAATCTCGTTTGTTTGAGCAACTTTCTTTCGCGGCGCACAAATATTTGTGGTTAGAATTTTTGGTGGGTACAACACGTGTTACCGGTGTAGGAAAGCActttgagtgtgtgtgtgtgtttgtcaaAACTACAACATCTAaatcaaaatcatcaatattacattgaatatatttttaaatgcttaGATCGTTAAAATTGCAATTTTTCACTCTACAAAGCTAATAAAGtcggaaaaaaaacataagatgAACTCTTTACAGCTTTTTGTTTgtctatttcattaaatttggcTTCATCAATAATGTCTTACGCGCTTCATGGCAGGGCTACTCTTGAAATACATACCGTTTCAACGTGCAAACGAAGTTCCAAATATTTGGGGGAGCAGGCGGATGCGGTTTGCGGCGGGTACTCGTACTTTCACCGGCGCCGACGCACCTGTCCCTCGCGGGCCCACTAATTACTGCTAGCTCGCTTACTCGTCGACGAGCGCTCGCGCCATACAACAATACATCTGCGATGGGACCACCCAGAATCATGTATAACACCTTTTGTTAAACATTATGGTACCCCAAAACTAGGACCTCGTAGAAGATAAACCTATCTGTTGTCGATTGCATTGCAGCAATCAAAGAAAttgcaagtacctacttaaaattaaacaattaataTCAAATTCAATCAATCACCATTTATTAATACATGTGGTGTGGAAGTGAAAGCCTTTCGATATATGAACTGCACGAAGGATTGTCAAAGAAAGCTCTAGTTGTTAGAGTTGCTCATGTTTTATAGGTCCGGTGTTTTCTTCCGCAACTGACAATCTCGATCAGTAGGCAATTTCTAACCGGTTTAGAAAACGTACGCATCGGCCGCTTGCGCCGACAGCGCCCGCAGTTACTCTAGCGCACCCGGCGCCGCTCTCGCCCCATATACATCTCGTCAGTGTCCACATACTGGACTTCCGACGACGAAGCCTTTTGCAACTAAAGCGCGATAATTAGGAATAAACTTGAAATGTCACTCAGTAACCAGCTTATGTTCATTCaaagaataaaattagaaattatcATATAGAATATCGTGAAGACGTATCTCCAACTCGGAGGACGCACAGCAAATGTCGTGCAAGCATCTTCGGAACTCGACTAAGTAGTATGATTGCGttgattaatattataattggcTGAGCGAGCTATCCATCAGTGTAGAAAGTCGGAAAGAACGCCGCGGCGCTCGCGggatggcggcgcgcgcgcacgcgctCGCGTGGCGCCAACTAGAGTGCGACGAAGACTCGCTCGCGGAATGCCACAAACAATCCATATAAAACAGGCCTACCTACCTTTtcctacttttaatttattaaaataataaaagtattaaCACTTGCAATTTCTCTTAATTTCAGGATGCAAAATGCGAAACCGCGGTAGACTCGGCTTCGTTACCACTGGAGCACCGCGCGGGCGGCGGCTACGGCCCGCCGCTGCAACAATCTCACGCAGACGACCCTTGGCCCTTGGCGACGCCGGACAGCCCGAAAATAAAACATCTCCAAGTGCAGTGCGAAAAAACTCACATGCGAGTCAATATCGAGTTCGATCGCCCATTCTACGGCATGATCTTTTCTAAAGGCTTTTACAGTGACGCCAGTTGTATGCATCTAAAACCTGGCACCGGTCACCTCAGTGCGACTTTTGAAATATTCCTCAATAGCTGTGGTATGTCTAGTTCTGCGAATCATAATGTCGCTACTTATGGAAGTCCTACTCCAAGCGGATCCTATGTTGAAAATACGATAATTGTTCAGTATGATCCTTACGTTCAAGAAGTATGGGATCAAGCAAGAAAATTACGGTGCACGTGGTACGACTTCTACGAGAAAGCAGTCACATTTCGACCTTTCCAAGTCGATATGTTGCATGCGGTCACAGCAAACTTTCTTGGCGACAACTTGCAGTGCTGGATGCAGATCCAAGTGGGTAAAGGACCATGGGCTTCAGAAGTGTCAGGAATAGTTAAAATAGGTCAAACTATGACGATGGTGCTTGCTATCAAAGACGACGAAAACAAATTCGACATGCTTGTTCGTAACTGTGTAGCGCACGACGGTAAAAGAGCACCTATTCAACTCGTCGATCAGTATGGCTGCGTGGTACGGCCGAAAATCATGAGCAAGTTCCAGAAAATAAAGAACTTTGGACCATCAGCCTCAGTGGTATCATTTGCATACTTCCAGGCATTCAAATTCCCCGATTCAATGAATGTACACTTCCAGTGCGTCATTCAAGTATGCAGGTACAATTGCCCTGAACCTAAATGTGGTGGTCTTGGAGCCGACTACGGCGTTCCACTATTAGGCGGCAACACACTCAGTGCTGGAGAATACGGTGCACCTAACTCGCCTCATGCCGAGTATGGTCCCCCACCACCGTCGCCGCACGCAGAGTACGGGGTACCACCTGCGTTCCCCGATCCGAGACATCCCGCAGATGCAACCGGTTCATTCTCGGAAAAGCGAGACGATGCTGTTCCACCACCACAAGCACAAGTTTCTTCTACCCCCAACGCACCCAAAACATCATCACCGGCACCATCGCGAGACGAAGACGAAGTGAATCTACCACCTCCACCTCCCCCGGGTCGTCGCGGAGTATACAACACAGTCAAGAGGAAAGACGAAGCTCATGGCAATCTCGCGACCTTAGGAGGACGACCACGATCAGTCGAAGACTTACCAGAGAGATTAGTAGGCGTAAGGCGGCGACGAGAGACATCTACGCATACCCGAATTTACAAACGTGACGCTCAAGAAATGACAGACGTCAACACTAGTCGCATAATTCAGGTCGTAGCACCAGGCGATGTGAATTTCGCATTAAACAATGCTGCCGGTAATGAGACAGTAGTTATTCAGTCTCCGGCGACAGACCCGGAGACGATCTGTATGTCAGTGCCGTCCTTCGTGGCGGGACTGGTGATGCTGCTGCTAGTGCTGGTGGTGGCATCTCTGGTCGCCGCGTTCCTGTtcgtgcgcgtgcgcgcgctgGACAGGAAGGGCGCTCACGGCGGCGCTGCCTACTACGAAACGGATTACGTGAAGCATGCTAACTAGCGACTGGTCGAGTGCAAGCGGTGTGTGTGACGCGAGGACGTTCATAAACTCTTCTCGGATCCAAAGAGCGTGCGTGCTTCGGCCCCGGCCGGACGGCGCCGCCGCTGTCGCGGTCGCGATCGAAGCCCGGTGACGTGtgagttatttatttagttacttaatGAGCGTGATGTCCTTGTTCGActgttttgtaaattattttatttgtgtgaaAAGCACTAACTGTACTGCCTTATACCTATAGTCGATATGTCTGTTGTAATTTTGTAAAGAGTCGTTAGTAAGGAAAGAAAATAGTCCTTAAGTTGTATACCAATAAAAGTGTCGTGTGAGAAAgttatgtttaaaattttataataagatattgttgaaattaaaaaggtaaacctgaaaataaagtaaattaaaaagatttttttattaaatatgcaTTGTAAGGACAGCTGCTGTAAAAAGCTGTGTGGGTCGCGTCGTAATAACTCAATTCTCATAGAGTTGCCAACTCCAAAGAGTTACATCCAAAGACACAGCTAACTGATGCTTCGCTTACTGTTGCCTGGTtccctaaataaaatattcactcTAAGCCACTGGTAAGTGCTTGATTTGTAGATGTATCGCTTCGGAAAAACTTGCGCAGATCTTTAGTGTAAGAGTGTGAGAAAATAAACGCATTGTTCATGGTAGAAATGTGAAGATGACGGTCTcacgttttaaataaaatatagttcgCGTCATAGTTGTCATATTTAGGTGAAGCAAGAACAAATTAGTATAGGTAGTAGTAAATTAAGGCAATCACAATAATGTATGATCTACGAGTGTTGCTTAACTTTTATTCTAATATTGCACATCGTGTTTTGCGTTACAGTAGCCAAAACGGACATTAAAACGCAGAGTGGATTGCCGTCGAAAATCAATTTCAGTAAGACTCAGAAGATATCCCATAGTTTATATCTATTAATATAAGGCATAATAATCTACACATCTTatagcaaataaaattaatatagacAATATCCAATGAAACACTGAGCCTTTAAGACTCTCTTATCATCCAAGGacaattaatatatattttttgaataatttaattaatcgtTCATTGAACAATGTAAAATATTCTACGGCagttaacataaaaaatatcagtACCCACTGCCAACTCAATTCACTTCCAAGGCATTTTCTTAACTAGATTCCGCTTTTTTCTGCGTGTTCCGGAGGGAGCAACCAAATTCATTATTGATGGACATGATTCTTCCGTTGTTGGATTCTTAAAAAGTACTCTTATTCTTTTATCATGTTTTTCTCCTATTATATTGATTAAACCCTGAAATTAAAGATAGTTTTAAGACTTCGTTAGTGGCCAAAAAGGGAACCGAAAATATTTCGTGATTAATTTGTCAGACGTCTTTCTGTAGGTAGCCATAAATACACTACAAACTTAACtatcaaaatattattagattGAATGATAACCTTCGTTCTTTGTGTCCAGCCTCATAAGGGGCTTTTACACACaacgttttttaaacgcgcagTCGACGCGCGTTTGTACCTATGGATTCAAGCGCGAAGTTCTCtggctgctctatggaaagaaaaaaacacgaaataaaCGCGCGTTTCTTAAACACACGTCAACGGCGCGTTTAAAATACGCGATCGATGTGCAAAAACTCTAATGGCATACCTATTCATTTGATCGTCATCTACATTGTAACATAAGGACGAGCAAGAAGCGATTTGAATTCCACCGCGTTAGATCACCCCGTGAATGGATGAGTATCCCAGAACCGTATATCATCAGGTGGGCATTCTCACTAAAACATGTACCTAGCCACGGCATAGTTAaggaaaagttaaatattatcAGTTATGTGACGTTCTATTCCATATTAACTGTAGgggaaaattttcacaaaactgacaacttttaactttacgccgttgctaggtacatgttatattaaaaatgccCAGGTACCGTATATCGTATGCTGCAGGACTACAGACAGATGATATTAATCGTCCAAAATAAACAATCAATACTTGCAGGAGAAAATAATGATGAATCTTCAtctcttattttctttttcttttcgtGCTTAACAGAGAACGTAGGAGCTGGTGTGCCGTTCATGTCTATATTCTCTTTCGGTTGCTCATGTTTCTTCCACGATTTTAACGTCTCCTTTAACCTGCCATGAGAACCTCTTGGCAGAGGTTGGAGCTCAGGAGATACCTAGCAGAGatgaaaaacttaaattaacaaAAGCATTTACTATGCTACTACATCACCACACGTGGAAGACAGCTACTTCAGTGCGACATACCTATCGCCGGGAATAGTGCAAAACCGCTTATCTACTACACTTACTTACTATACGTAAATATCGCATATTTGCCCGGTGTAGTTTTTCAGGGGGACAATTTtaacttgatatttttttcatcaaatttggagtaaaaataaaaaaatgataaatatgTCAAATAGGTACATGGAATTATTCAGTGTTTGTTACGCGACTTTGaaattaaatactaaataatataaatccATACACAGATATAACACCAAATAACACCAAGATTACACACCATATACGCTTCACTCTCAAAGCTACGAGTGGCCCttctacctatatttatttaaagtagtTCCGATATAACcagcaatcgcaatcaaatgacagttttttatgCGAAATCTATCATTCATATTTTGATATCGATCGCGAGtctcagaaacattaggcaatacggcctcagttcaGTTCCAGTGATGGAGCGGCCAATGTGCTcaaataagtataagtatatatatatacacacacaaacacaaacatcacgcctgtattcccaaatgaggtaagcaaagcacacgaaacgttaccgcttcggagccacttttagcaattttaggtttcaagtttgacaaaaacggtataatagtgacaggttggtagcctgtcgcctacgataTACCTTAattatatcctcagtcgcctcttacgacatccacgaaaGAACATGACATTTAATACAGTATTAACTCAAAATGATTCTgtattacgagtacatacataatGAGTTCTTTGTAGaggttagattaaaattattattcaatacagttttattttgagTTAATACGGTATTGAATGTCAGGTGCGTTTTGTACCTTGGCACTTtatcatgtttgaaaagccatacgaaatcatGTAACGACTGAGAGCAACAAGGtgcaaaagtgatcacttatttatgatgttgggctactacgaaattcgaaaatcgaacttcATATTGTACTGtctctcttactctcgtattaaatattattagcgtcagcgggacggcaagatacgaagttcgaattttgcacttcgtagtatagggcctgtggTACCAGCCTTAGTAACAGAATGCCTTGGCGGAGAAGGAGAGGTGGTGCGTGTGCGCGGGAGTTCCATCTTCGGCGCGTAGATGCGGCAGAGGCGCGGGACCCGCCACGCGTCCTGCGCGGACACCTCCGGTAGCGGCGGCGCCTTCTTTCTCTTGCTTTTGCTTTCAGCCCGAGTCTATAATCATACTtcatactactaatattataaatgcggaagtatGTGAgaatgtgtgtgtatgtatgttgctccttcacgctgaaacggcagtacagatttggatgaaaattggtatgaaGTTATGaacatagctggacatctgaaataggATATAGGctcttttttatcccgatattcccacgggatcaggaTAAAATAGTGAAATAGCATTCGCTGGGTATAGAGTCGTGAAATTTGGTAGTGTTATATTACGCCAATAAAGAGCACAAtgttatttttggaaatttatacGGGAAcaagtaaaatcccggaatttcaatttaactgctgGATTTAGTGAtctacgcgtgcgaagctgcggttAAACACTCATCATCAAAAGTCTTCCAATGCTCATTATCTcttgacaaatttgatgtttctATATTGAAATGTTGAAAACTGTCTCGGGATAAAATATACACTTATAAATATGCACTTTCGATGAGTATCACTTACAGGGTAACAAAGTGCGAAGTTTTTGGATAAGATCAAATTCAgacttttttataaactttttaccaaaaagtagaaaataatattagtacacAACCAAACAACAAATTACCTAAAAAACGGTGAGGGGCGCAAGTCGCAACAGTTATATTTTCTCTAGTGTGCTTGGACCCATTATTTTACGCCCCTGGAATATTATTAGTTTGTTGTACCTAGTGTCtaaatctgggggcacgggagtgcccccgccaagtcgagcaaaacaaagacggccgtaccatacttttctctaTTGTTATTTCCTGGTTTTTGGGTAGGTGCAGctgaatattttaaatatgaCAAAAGTTtgcgtgtgtgtatgtgaaATTAGTAGGATATTGGGAGCTCATCTAGGTAATTGTGGTCAcatatcgtattttttttatgctaaAGCTACTCTTAAACCCCACTTTGACCACGGATACTTTGGCACCATTTATGAATTGCAGAAAATACGGATATTGTACCTGTGTCGCAGAATTGGCTCTTTGGTTAGTGTGGACAGCAGTGTGTTTTGTGGCAGCCTCAGCCGATGACCGCAGCGATGGCAGTAGGCGTGGCGGCCGCGGCTGACCGCCACAATTCgcctacgaataataataataaaaaaaacaacgtaagtttacttttaaaacttataGTAGGTAAAAAAATGTGGCCGGTACGCTGGTAAGTATGACAATACTTGTTTTAGAAGGCTCCGttactatattaaaaaaaaaccggccaagagcgagtcgtatacgcccaggatagggttccgtagccattacgagaaaatcaaataatatttttctatggatttcgtattgtgtactgaatcttccaagtttaggtatattttataccttaggctgctatttactcttaaactactaataattctcaagcaaacttagctgctataattttccttgtaaatttgatatatttactaccattctcgTTCACTATCAttctcgatttcaatgaaaatttgcactttaaagttgaatatttcgcaaacagatcactgaatagaaaaattgtcttagcaaccccccaatatagggttagtcgagaaaaaaaatcacccccactttaagtctatgggaaggtaccctaaaaaaaattttggaattttaattttttactttttttgtaccactttgtcggcgtgactgatatgtatatttattcatgtcaaattatagctttctagtactaacggtctctgagcttacccgcggacagacagacggacagacatggcgaaactaagtataagggttcctagttgactacggaactctaaaaaataaCCAACCTCAAACGTCAATTTTTCTTGGAATCCGATTATTATTCTACCTTAGCCGGAAAAGCTGAAATAATTTATGTTCTGTAAAGTCGCAGTCGGATTAAAAAAACACCACGGGCGGTCACTAGGCTTTGGGCGGTGTATGGACAGTACACaaataccttattattattagggtaaatcgtcaattactggccaccgttcattaactggccaccttacattaaaaatgtattcttaGTCACTTATAACAGAGCTAATTTTTAGTATAGGTACTCGTAAGGTGTCGATTACTGGCTAcccttcaataactggccaccttggGTATAGTAAAATTAATccagaattcatttttagtataagatGAGCAGTTATTGAAAAGTGGAcggtaattgacgatttaccctaattgtcatctcattttttttgaagtcgctaGAAATTTTGCGAAAAGTCGCTAGTTTGTTGGTTATTGGCTCCAAATTTAGTTGAAGTGTGAAAAAATCCAAAAACAGTCGCTAATGTAGTCCCAAAAGACGATAAACTTTGCGACTAAGTACTTTGCTAAGCTTGCAACCTTTCAGTAACTTCAGTAAGTAGCAAGAGCCTATCAAGATTGCCAGTTCTCATTATTGACAAACTAATTGTGATATCTGCATGGAGAACGCAGGAGGGCAAAACAATGGCAGCATGCGACACGGCCCTATCGATGCTGTTGGCTTGGCTCCAGCTCCATTGGCACTCACTGCTGCTCTGCCGTATTGTACTGCTTGGGTTATTGTAGCTGTGGTGGTGGGCGGGGGAGAGCGGCGCAGGGGGGCAGCGCGACGGCAGCCTGCGACACGGCGCTCTCGATGCTGTTGGCTCCATTGAACAAATGCAGAATCTGAAGCTAGCGCTGTCACTACTGGCACTCACTGCTGCTCTGCCGTATTGTAGCTGCTTGGGTTTAGGTGGTTGCGGCTGGGAGAGCGGCGCAGGGGGCAGCGCGACGGCAGCCTGCGACACGGTGCTCTCGATGCTGTTGGCTCCATTGAACAAATGCAGAGTCTGAAGCTAGCGCTGTCACTACTGGCACTCACTGCTGCTCTGCCGTATTGTACTGCTTGGGTTAAGTGGTGGCGGCGGGGAGAGCGGCGCAGGGGGGCAGCGCGACGGCAGCCTGCGACACGGCGCTCTCGATGCTGTTGGCTCCATTGAACAAATGCAGAGTCTGAAGCTAGCGCTGTCACTACTGGCACTCACTGCTGCTCTGCCGTATTGTAGCTGCTTGGGTTTAGGTGGTTGCGGCGGGGAGAGCGGCGCAGGGGGGCAGCGCGACGGCGGCCTGCGACACGGCGCTCTCGATGCTGTTGGCTCCATTTAACAAATGCAGAGTTAGAAGCTAGCGCTGTCACTACTGGCACTCACTGCTGCTCTGCCGTATTGTAGCTGCTTGGGTTTAGGTGGTGGCGGTGGGGACAGCGGCGCAGGGGGGCAGCGCGACGGCAGCCTGCGACACGGCGCTCTCGATGCTGTTGGCTGCGTTTGACAGCAGGCGGCACAGCCCGCAGTTCGGCGCTGTCGTTGCTGTAACAACACATTTAACATTTAAAAGCCGAGTATGAGCAATACGGcactttttaaaaagtatcttgaatcaaaaatatacttattatattactaaCTGTCCACACTGCTTCTATACGTAGTAATGAATTGTTCATGCCACCCACATCTtcttcttcgaactacccgcacttgatcactaatagtaccggcactcgtatcacgaactacccgcacttggtcacttttattagtcaccctatcacaccgacacacaacactaacacgtccgatcgtccctccgaacattcatcccgacgccaacacttattaataacaagaTTCAACGAAactgaaagcttatacccatgcatgcttttatataataaaagtgaccaagtgcgggtagttcctgattacgagtgccggtacctactattagtgatcaagtgcgggtagttcgaagaactcgcgctgctaggcagacttgacaccccacacttcagtctactcgtgaccacggcaactgtaacgttgccaaaacgtcgaggtaattaataataataattaattatataataattaattaaaaaaataaaatacttagattttactctcgccaaaatgaactagctactgcgcatgaatacggtttttagggttccgtagccaaaatggcaaaaacggaacccttatagttttgccatgtttgtctgtctgtctgtccgtccgcggctttgctcagggactatcaatgctagaaagctgtaattttgcacggatataaattaaaactatcccgacaaaatggtacaatgaataatttaaaaaaaatcgtttttgggtacctcccatacactTTTGAGAGTTTGTAATATGGTAACTcagcgctcggcccgcgcgatgtttgtgacgacgggcgacgggcgcgggcccgcgcacgacccgtcccgcgcccgacctgcgcccgcgttctgtgtgaaggcgtccatataccgccatgcaaatacgcccgtcgcgggcccgcgcacgacccgcgcccgctctctctgtgtgtgttgccctatGTAATGATTCATTGCCAAAAACAATAAATGCCAACATAGCACCCAAATTCAAATACAGCCCAGTTATCTTAGTAAAAGTGGATGGGTTAAGAGTATCTCGGTCAAACGTCATTCATTACCATCCTGTTTATTGGCACAACGGAAGGAcagtcgcaagaattttgatgacgCACTAGATCTCTTTTATACAATACTTGCCAAAACGGTAATGAAATGACGAAAAAGAAAAcgccgcaaaaacgctgaatatttacccgAAACGTCTGCCCActtatatgtactctgtgatcatattaatatattactatacataTTTGCTAATAGTGAACTGATAAGTAGAAAGAGTGGATGTCGGAGCGAAGACGTAGCTCGTACATCGAAGGCAGCACCTGGGTCAAGGTGAGCGCAGGCTGGGTCGGTCCGCCGGTGGTCGCCGTCCGCCGCCACGCCGCCGTCGGCAGCGCCTTCCACGTGCAGCTTTATGTTGTTCTGTATCAGGTGCGGCTTTATCTCTTCGAACCATACGTCGCATAGCTGGAACAAGGGATTACAAAGAATGCGCGCGACAGTTAATagcactagcaccaatatctcaCACAACAAAGCGgtttatacttatatatttgatacgactctatttctagggtcggtaagacgtgtcagctgggctactacgaaattcgaaattcgtgtcgtgcggtccctctgacacttacactatttaatacgagagcgagagggacggcacgacacgaacttcgagtttcgagtttcgtagtagccctgcaggtatttttgcacgctccgctgtcacagataataataatataatataatatatcacgggacaattcacactaattgacctagtcccaaagtcagcttagcaaagcttgtgttatgggtactaagcaacggataaatataattatatacttagatagatatacacttaaatacatatacagatacctattaatgcaggtgactggggaagtataggtaggtatagccGTATAGGATATAGTTTTTATCGTACAAAATTGCGTATTTCCTGGGGGGAAGTGATAAAAATAACGTAAGTGTTTTATTAATTCGCCAAATCCTACAAGTATGAGTAATCTCAATATTGTAGC
Above is a window of Choristoneura fumiferana chromosome 18, NRCan_CFum_1, whole genome shotgun sequence DNA encoding:
- the dyl gene encoding transmembrane protein dusky-like, translating into MKRTRILLAIATLLLQDAKCETAVDSASLPLEHRAGGGYGPPLQQSHADDPWPLATPDSPKIKHLQVQCEKTHMRVNIEFDRPFYGMIFSKGFYSDASCMHLKPGTGHLSATFEIFLNSCGMSSSANHNVATYGSPTPSGSYVENTIIVQYDPYVQEVWDQARKLRCTWYDFYEKAVTFRPFQVDMLHAVTANFLGDNLQCWMQIQVGKGPWASEVSGIVKIGQTMTMVLAIKDDENKFDMLVRNCVAHDGKRAPIQLVDQYGCVVRPKIMSKFQKIKNFGPSASVVSFAYFQAFKFPDSMNVHFQCVIQVCRYNCPEPKCGGLGADYGVPLLGGNTLSAGEYGAPNSPHAEYGPPPPSPHAEYGVPPAFPDPRHPADATGSFSEKRDDAVPPPQAQVSSTPNAPKTSSPAPSRDEDEVNLPPPPPPGRRGVYNTVKRKDEAHGNLATLGGRPRSVEDLPERLVGVRRRRETSTHTRIYKRDAQEMTDVNTSRIIQVVAPGDVNFALNNAAGNETVVIQSPATDPETICMSVPSFVAGLVMLLLVLVVASLVAAFLFVRVRALDRKGAHGGAAYYETDYVKHAN
- the LOC141437784 gene encoding uncharacterized protein isoform X1 → MSQSRTRRAGSGAREPARPSGDIGPNPQQRHRSTNRNKIPKSIRYDLENALLGLCDVWFEEIKPHLIQNNIKLHVEGAADGGVAADGDHRRTDPACAHLDPGAAFDQRQRRTAGCAACCQTQPTASRAPCRRLPSRCPPAPLSPPPPPKPKQLQYGRAAANCGGQPRPPRLLPSLRSSAEAATKHTAVHTNQRANSATQTRAESKSKRKKAPPLPEVSAQDAWRVPRLCRIYAPKMELPRTRTTSPSPPRHSVTKVSPELQPLPRGSHGRLKETLKSWKKHEQPKENIDMNGTPAPTFSVKHEKKKKIRDEDSSLFSPGLINIIGEKHDKRIRVLFKNPTTEESCPSIMNLVAPSGTRRKKRNLVKKMPWK
- the LOC141437784 gene encoding uncharacterized protein isoform X2, whose protein sequence is MSQSRTRRAGSGAREPARPSGDIGPNPQQRHRSTNRNKIPKSIRYDLENALLGLCDVWFEEIKPHLIQNNIKLHVEGAADGGVAADGDHRRTDPACAHLDPGAAFDQRQRRTAGCAACCQTQPTASRAPCRRLPSRCPPAPLSPPPPPKPKQLQYGRAAANCGGQPRPPRLLPSLRSSAEAATKHTAVHTNQRANSATQTRAESKSKRKKAPPLPEVSAQDAWRVPRLCRIYAPKMELPRTRTTSPSPPRHSVTKVSPELQPLPRGSHGRLKETLKSWKKHEQPKENIDMNGTPAPTFSVKHEKKKKIRDEDSSLFSPARFNQYNRRKT
- the LOC141437784 gene encoding uncharacterized protein isoform X3, with protein sequence MSQSRTRRAGSGAREPARPSGDIGPNPQQRHRSTNRNKIPKSIRYDLENALLGLCDVWFEEIKPHLIQNNIKLHVEGAADGGVAADGDHRRTDPACAHLDPGAAFDQRQRRTAGCAACCQTQPTASRAPCRRLPSRCPPAPLSPPPPPKPKQLQYGRAAANCGGQPRPPRLLPSLRSSAEAATKHTAVHTNQRANSATQTRAESKSKRKKAPPLPEVSAQDAWRVPRLCRIYAPKMELPRTRTTSPSPPRHSVTKAGIS